gaatcaccttgtccgtccgtccatctgtccgtctgtctgttcaattcgtgtccggtccatatctttcttatggagaaacatgggaagttcttacttcacacaaagattgtttatgacctaagggtgtgtcattaccttgacccaaggtcatttgggcaaggtcaaggtcactggcagaaaaagtgcaaaattcgtgtccggtccatatctttttaatggagaaacattggaagttcttacttcacacaaagattccTTATGACCTaagagtgtgtcatgaccttgacccaaggtcaattgaggaagttcaaggtcattgtttaaaaaaaatcgggctcagtataccaataattcaaaatgtttatatattaaatggctgcttgacatgtggaattttgtttgattcgagtcatgtttgttaacataaggatgcaaatgtcctcatgcactAACAGAtaacttgaactaaaatggaatttaaagaatagaaattacttatttataaaaaatggacGGTGatatagattcatccaatattttctataatagaaaaaatacatgagttatgattttttcttagcggggggtatcaattgtgagcttgctcacagtacctctagtttaagATTTAATGCTGAATCTGGACCATGAATTCAGATGCTactttttggagcaggttaaagtttttagaacAGGTGCTCTTTGATAGCCACAACTAATTTTGATGGAGCATGTACTTGAGCATCAGTGGAAGATACACTCTTGATTTCTCTAAACATAACAGGTTAAAATTAAAGGTGTTGTATCAAGTTTGACCTGTTCTTTGAAAGCTGACAGTGATGAAAATGTTggaaaattgtgcaaggtattATGAGTGACTTTAATGTAAACTGTACTAAACTTTACCCATTATAAATCTAAAGATATCTGATTTTgtttctgtgaatttttctgagtgaaaaatgatcatttgcaatgaagatatcttggattaTTTGCCTTTCATTGAttcattaatttcattaattctttcacaggtatatttattaatttttttccaaatgtgctggataaatatcttgggacagactatagtgtGTTGGATGGTATATGAGACATTCAGTTTCAGTGCAGTCAAACTACAGATAAGATGCACTCATGCATGCTCAAGAAATTAGACTTTAAATAACTGTTGATTATCTCTACTAGCTGTAATGTTTTAATTAGGTAAACAGAattttgttgtacatgtaattaagtcaTAGACTGACAGTAATATATTGCAACATTAAAGAGCTAGACCTACGATATAAAGACTTATAGGACATAGTACATTGTTGTTTGATAACGGATCCTTAAGTCATTGAGCAGGTAATGACCTCCCATGACCCTCCTCCACTGTTATTTAAATCCTTCACCGAGTTCATGGTACGCATACACCTAGTTGTTGGACCTAACTATGTAATGATACTACAGATGTAAGAAAGATATTGTTATTATGTATGTCCCTTAGTTGTTTGACTTACGCATACACCTAGTTGTTGGACCTGACTATGTAATGTTACTATACAGATGTAAGAATTAACGGTATTGTTATTATGTACGTCCCTTAGGTGTTTGACTTGACTATGTAAGAACGGTATTGTTAAGTCCCTTAGGTGTTTGACTTGACTATGTAATGGTTCCACAGATATATTAAAGAATGGTATACTTTTGTGTGCTTCAGGCCTACGGTTGTGTTGTGCCTCCCAGCATACAGTAGCAGAGCTTTCGCAGCATGTGACAGCAGGATGTCCAGAGCCCCAGGGTCCAATCCTGAGGACCACCCTCCCTGGCCCCGAGTCCCAGAGGCTGATGAAAGAACTGGACCAAATACAGGTTATTAGAAAAAACATTCACagtaacacccccccccctcccccttccgcTTGACAGCATCAGGACATCTAGCTATAATAGACATCAACAATGCAATGATGTAATCTGGTAAGCTTTTCCTCATCACAAACAGTTCccacatttttgttttgcataCAGTGTgatataaatagatttattttggTTATAAATCTATTCATGTTCTATGCAGTTCTGTCAGTAACTAGATAGCAGGATGTACCTGGTACATTAATTTATTGTAATCACTAGGGAATTaattagtttgaaatatttgctGTCTTCCTGGCTTTTTAAtgatttggatattttacttgcCAGGAAAATGCCAATTTCCTagctttttaacaattttgatatttgacctgccagctttcctggcaaataaattatcaaaattattaaaaggCCAGGAAGACGTCGGACATTTCGAACAGAGTGACTAAGGATGTGTGATATTGATTTAATGACAGATGCGTTTTAATATATGCACTTGTTTAAAGGACAGAGATGTACATGGCATTTACtcatatataaatcattatAGTAGTACATACTATGTTCTCTTGCATTAgtgactacatgtattattaatagTTTAATTAGGGCATAGCTTTGCGGTTGCCCTATAGTGATCAATCTGTCCATCCATCCGTCTTTCTGTCCTTCCCTCTGTCCACCCAAGATCGCTTGTCTGGatcatatcttctctccccatGGCCCAATCTGGGTCATACTTCACCTGCAGAGTGGCTTTGGGTGAAAGGTGTCCAGTGACTGTGAACTATGTTTCTAgtctaaggttaaggtcatagcagaattatcgATAAAATCTTTGTCCGGGGTGTATCTTCTTTCCCCTTGGTCCAATTTGGCTAATACTTCACTCACAGAATGTATATGGTCAAAGGGGTTTCAGATCATATATACTGTCCGCTAAGCCCTAATTTGGCTCATAGTTAATATCAAGAGAGCTTTTGAGCAAAACATGTACGCGGGTACGCTGTGTTATAACTACATGTCCACATACTGGTACACATATTAATCAGTTAAGATTTCATAACTTGTAGGATGtgaacatgtacataaatttcAAGGCAGTTTTGTGACATTAATTCACTTAATTAACTCAAAATAAATGGTAAAATTCTTATCAATTTACATGCAAATGAAGCTTAAAATtctatataatgtatcacaaaaatatattcactcATCAATTAGATTATTTTTGTGTAAAAGCTACAAGTTTGTTCTTAGACAACCCTCTACAAGTTTAGAGAACGTGTAGATACCTTGTCGTCACAAAAACTTATGATGTAATATGCGAAGAATTTAGCTAGGTGATTCACCTAGTTCACGTACACGTTTAAAATATCAACCTCTCTAATATGAAGGATGCattcatgtacatttttcattttatataaatacctAATTTAAAAAGGGAAACTAAATTTTTAAGTTCTTTTTGTGAACAGGCCCCTCTATcactaaaatttttaaattactgaACTTTCTCAAATCTTTTTTAGGAACATTACATACCGGTAAATGTTTAGGTATAAGTACTTGGATTTGAGACTGAAAATTAATGTAAGGTGGAATAAGACATCGtcataaaatggctgacctctgatcgaaatgacattttgttttattaaaacaattttatcgaCGGCAACATATAACTAATTACctcatagccgagtggataaagtgtcgggcttgtgatccgtacataccgagttcgaatcccgcaggggcttttgttgttacttactgaattgattttttagatattcatttttatccccaatttgcaaatttttcgcttatttgacatatgtatacTCACAATAGAcaatagtttatttatcattatatctttcataatcaaataatttacagttaatttgagtgactttttccagatgtgttattccaccgtAAGGAAAGTTGTTGAAGGGGGAACTATATTGGCTAATTTTTACAATCATGAAGTATAccgttaatttgattttaatttcagaatGCAGGATCTGTACAGTTTTTTGTTGACTATGCAAAAAGTCAGGGAAACTACATTGCGGACGTGGATGGAAATGTCATGCTGGATATATTTACCCAGATTGCCTCCATCCCTATTGGTGGGTGTAATcctcaatttttgtttgagctgAAACACATGTAAAGTTGTTTTAATCGCAAGTTAATTTGGTTGTCCCAAAAAAAGCATAAAAAAGCTGCAATCAAGAAAAATTATTCCAGAATTGCCTTTTAGAGTGACTTGTTTAGAGGACAATTTTAGCAATTGTTTGAAACGGGATGGGGAATTGAATGACTTGAATGACAATTTTAATGTCTGCACATCCATAATAGATGAGGGTGGTTCATAGGGTTTGTTTGGTTTCCCTTTGAACTAACTTTGCACAAACTATGACATGTTCACaaactactacatgtattggACCTTTGATAAAAGTCATTATCATTTGATAACAATTACCTTTATCAAAAGTTCAGATACATGCAGGAAACAACAATGTTAAAGAAACCATGATTTCTACAATAGATGTAATTCTATGAATGTCCCAATAGTTTTTTAATTACTCAGTAATGTTAAAACTTGAGTATTtgtccttattttttttcaggctACAATCATCCAAATTTACTGAAAGTCATGAGTGACCCAGAAAATCtggtaagaattttttaattagAGTCAGTTGAATTGAAATTCCAAAATTTTGTATAGGTCATATAGACCGCTTGAAAGTTGGGTAATTTTCTTGTTTTGGTTTTAGTTTTTTTAGGTTTCTTAGATGTGCTTTCATCAGAAAAATCAGTCATGGTAATAGTTAATGATTTTCTGAAATGACAACTTTTGAACAAATGAAAGTACCGGTACAATATGTAGATGTAGACAAACTGCTTGGGGTATATGTATGCATGCTTTTTTGCCAAGGAGGGATGATGTTTATTGCAAACCTTTATGGTTTATTTCACATACAATTGTTTATTTCCATTTTAGAGCACTTTTATCAACAGACCAGCATTGGCCGTGTTTCCACCCAAGGACTGGGTATTGCGCCTAAAAAACGCTCTGTTGGCTGTAAGCAACTTTCACATCCTCTAAATTAGATAAtgattcaaatcaaatcatgaTGGATGTGTAAAACCTATTCCTTCTCTCTCCTTAAGGTGGCACCTCCAGGTATGCATCAGGTGCAGACAATGGCTTGTGGAGCTTGCTCTATTGAACATGGACAAAAAGCCATGTTCATTACATACCAAGTAAGTTTTGGAAGAATAACAACTCAAACCATTTTAAACACGTACTGTACCAgtaacataaaataatatacaataaaaactATAAAGCTATAACTTGTGTTACAGAGAAAGAAGAGAGGAGGCCTCCCTCCCTCCGAGGAGGAATTGACTTCCTGTCTCTACAACAAGGAGCCGGGATGTCCTGATCTGACCGTCCTGTCCTTCTCGGGGGCCTTCCATGGGAGAACAATGGGTCTGTACTAAGCTGTGGTTTCATCAGTATTTGTGGGAATTAATTTTCAAGGATTTAATGCAAAGCGCAGTATCAAAGATACTTAATTTCTGGACAATGAATCTATCAATACAATTTGTATTATAAATCAGCTCGCCaacaaaatccaaaaaaaattatattcaacAAATGTTGATGAATCCATGGTACCCGGTACATCTAAAACACCAATAATATCTGAATTGTTCGTGGTTATGCCATGTGCAGCTTTAGATACACAaaaaaaggactatatatgatatgggcctaaaatggccccctaaaatgaacatcatcattttactttaattctttgttttctttgtacagatatatatatgtgatgttttttcattaagtttattttgaattaagtGCCCACagattagaaatatgatatcataaagacaaccttttcccgccatttttgcatttttagtaCAAAACAGCTTactttcaagcagtttttctttcagaaaacatagagcgcaagcttgaacaaacaaaatactttattcagaGATGAaactagccaagactaataactgacaaaaaaatgttccttgttcaagcatgcgctctttATTTCCCATCCGTtaaaagatgagaaaaatgtcaaaatttgattgattttgattgaattatagaaatagtgtcacttctgacgtcatatactgcaagtgagtgcaaataaatcaaattaatgggtgaaaaatatatttaatatcaactcatctaaaaaataacataacattttattgttcccgaaacactttaaaaaacggCGAAATATGGAGGCCAAATTCAACTGATATAGTTCTTTGTTACAATCGGTATTTATAGGTGCTCTCGGAGTCACCCATTCAAAATGGATTCATAAGTTGGACTTTCCAACTCCTGATTGGCCAATGGCAACGTTTCCCAAACTGAAGTACCCACTACATGAAAATGAGAGAGAAAACATGGAAATTGAGAACCGTTCCTTGGAAGAGGTAATATACTTACACATACCTCTGGGCCTGAATGCTTAAAATAGTAATTTCAGAAACTGAGCTGTATTAGATTTAATTCCTATTGATACTGTTCCAAATGGAAAATGAAGCTGATGGAAGAAAACATAAGTTTTGGAaatactttttaagaattaaattaGATTAAAAGTACACttattagttattttttgtgTCAGGTACGAGACAGGATCTTTGAGTACAACAAGAGGGGTCGTCCAGTTGTCGGCTGTTGTATTGAACCCATTCAAGCTGAGGGGGGAGATAACTTTGCTAGTCCTCGATTTTTTCAGGAGCTCCAAAAGATATGCAAAGAGGTACCTAAAGCTCATCTTTAAgcttttttccaaattttttttggagaacctgtttttataatatatgtagatatataaCGGGTAATgagaataattataaaactcccttgtattttaaattacacCAAATACAGTCTCCGTATGTGCAGACACAAGACTGAAGTTTTGGGTAAAATTAAGTCGATAGTTACATTTTAGTTTAAAGTAGAATGTTTTTAGACAGAGACTTGTCGTTACAGAACGAGGTGGTACTGCTGATTGATGAGGTCCAGACGGGGTGTGGGTCCACCGGGAAGTTCTGGGCCCACGAACATTTCAACCTTCCCGAGTCTCCGGACATTGTAGCATTCAGCAAGAAGATGTTGACCGGGGGCTTCTACTACAAAGATGAACTCAGACCTAAAGAGGTTTGTTTCATTGAATCAGACTCTGTAATCCTACATCCAATTCCAAGTCATGTATGAAATTTAAAGTTGCTCAAGCatagattaaatttaaattttaattgggAAAGCTTTACGCTATAGAGAGATTGGTggttgtattatttttttatgatggAAATTTGTTGGCATCAAAAATCAATAGAAGTTTTTAGAAATTGAATACAATGTACCGATGGTCAGTTTTGattatatctattatatatatttgtgatCATTAAATTTCAGGCTTTCCGTATTTTCAACACCTGGGTTGGTGACTCCTCTAAGGTGTTGCTCTTGGAGGCAGTGATTAACACAATCAAGGAGTACAAACTTCTCGAAACTGTCCAGGACACCGGGAACTACCTACAGAATGGACTCCATGAAATGGCGGTAAGTAGAGGGAGACAATTCATCATTACTGAAGTaaaacagt
This portion of the Magallana gigas chromosome 7, xbMagGiga1.1, whole genome shotgun sequence genome encodes:
- the LOC105335508 gene encoding 4-aminobutyrate aminotransferase, mitochondrial — translated: MAVFLRQSVRLGNQVKSSLRLCCASQHTVAELSQHVTAGCPEPQGPILRTTLPGPESQRLMKELDQIQNAGSVQFFVDYAKSQGNYIADVDGNVMLDIFTQIASIPIGYNHPNLLKVMSDPENLSTFINRPALAVFPPKDWVLRLKNALLAVAPPGMHQVQTMACGACSIEHGQKAMFITYQRKKRGGLPPSEEELTSCLYNKEPGCPDLTVLSFSGAFHGRTMGALGVTHSKWIHKLDFPTPDWPMATFPKLKYPLHENERENMEIENRSLEEVRDRIFEYNKRGRPVVGCCIEPIQAEGGDNFASPRFFQELQKICKENEVVLLIDEVQTGCGSTGKFWAHEHFNLPESPDIVAFSKKMLTGGFYYKDELRPKEAFRIFNTWVGDSSKVLLLEAVINTIKEYKLLETVQDTGNYLQNGLHEMAKKFPNSVSNVRGLGTFCSVDFPDGAFRDTVITKLRNRGVHAGACGDRSMRFRPTLIFERRHVDILMDTFEKTLKEAGQ